A DNA window from Brassica napus cultivar Da-Ae chromosome C1, Da-Ae, whole genome shotgun sequence contains the following coding sequences:
- the LOC125580421 gene encoding protein DETOXIFICATION 43-like: MTEAGDLTSVPNSVIKPFPFLVIFKDLKHVFSMDAIGREILSMAFPAALAFAADPIASLIDTAYIGRLGAVELAALGVSIAIFNQASRITIFPVVSVTTSFVAEEDTMEKMKEDEANKAITHANTSAVQDSLEKGVASPASNNTSQPQQTPASDTKPSSGNKAKKKGKKNIKSASTAMIIGLILGLVQAIALIFSSKVLLGVMGVKPNSAVLSPAHKYLTIRSLGSPALLLSLSMQGIFRGFKDTKTPLYATVVADVINIILDPIFIFVLHLGVSGAAIAHVISQYFMTLILFIRLASKVNLMPPNFGELQFGKFLKSGGLLLARTVAVTFCQTLAAAVMARLGTTPMAAFQICLQVWLTTSLLADGLAVAGQAILACSFAEKDYNKVTAATSRVLQMGFVLGLGLSVFVGLGLYFGAGVFSKDAAVIHLIAIGIPFVAATQPINSIAFVLDGVNFGASDFAYTAYSMVGVAAITIAAIIYMAKFYGFLGIWIALTIYMGLRTVTGIARIATGTGPWKFLRGRSPSSS; the protein is encoded by the exons ATGACGGAAGCTGGTGATCTTACTTCGGTTCCAAACAGTGTGATCAAGCCGTTCCCATTTCTTGTTATCTTCAAAGATTTAAA ACATGTATTCAGTATGGATGCCATTGGGCGAGAGATACTAAGCATGGCGTTTCCGGCGGCTCTTGCTTTTGCTGCTGATCCAATAGCGTCTCTGATCGACACCGCTTATATTGGACGTTTAGGAGCGGTTGAGCTAGCAGCGCTTGGAGTATCCATTGCGATATTCAATCAAGCTTCTAGAATCACGATATTCCCAGTTGTGAGCGTCACAACTTCCTTTGTCGCTGAGGAAGACACgatggagaagatgaaagaagaCGAAGCAAACAAAGCCATTACTCATGCAAATACTTCAGCTGTTCAAGATTCCTTGGAAAAAGGTGTTGCGTCACCGGCAAGTAACAACACGAGCCAGCCGCAGCAAACGCCAG CTTCGGATACAAAGCCAAGCAGCGGAAACAAAgcaaaaaagaaaggaaagaagAATATCAAATCGGCATCAACGGCCATGATCATAGGGTTAATCCTAGGCCTTGTGCAAGCCATTGCCTTGATTTTCAGCTCGAAGGTGCTTCTAGGCGTCATGGGAGTGAAACCG AATTCAGCAGTGTTATCACCAGCGCACAAGTACTTGACCATACGATCATTAGGTTCTCCTGCATTGCTTCTATCACTTTCAATGCAAGGCATTTTTCGTGGTTTCAAGGACACCAAAACTCCTCTATATGCTACTG TTGTGGCAGATGTTATCAATATCATTCTCGACCCAATTTTCATCTTTGTGCTGCACCTTGGCGTCAGCGGTGCGGCCATTGCTCATGTCATTTCTCA GTACTTCATGACTCTAATATTGTTCATCCGCCTCGCGAGTAAAGTTAATTTGATGCCACCAAACTTCGGAGAATTACAGTTCGGAAAATTCCTTAAAAGTG GGGGATTATTGCTGGCGAGGACCGTAGCTGTAACGTTTTGTCAGACATTAGCAGCAGCAGTGATGGCTCGTCTGGGAACAACACCCATGGCTGCTTTTCAAATATGCTTACAAGTCTGGTTAACTACTTCTCTCCTCGCCGATGGTCTTGCCGTTGCCGGTCAA GCCATTCTGGCTTGTTCCTTTGCGGAGAAAGACTACAACAAAGTGACTGCTGCTACATCGCGTGTTCTACAG ATGGGTTTTGTGTTAGGACTTGGACTGTCCGTTTTTGTTGGATTGGGTTTATACTTTGGTGCTGGAGTATTCTCCAAGGATGCTGCCGTTATTCACCTCATAGCCATTGGAATACCG TTTGTAGCAGCAACACAGCCAATAAACTCAATCGCTTTTGTGCTGGACGGAGTCAATTTTGGAGCATCAGATTTTGCTTACACTGCATACTCCATG GTAGGAGTTGCGGCCATAACCATTGCAGCAATAATATACATGGCAAAGTTCTATGGTTTTCTAGGAATATGGATAGCCCTTACGATCTATATGGGTCTCCGAACCGTTACTGGAATTGCCAG GATAGCAACAGGAACCGGACCGTGGAAATTCTTGCGTGGACGATCCCCTTCATCTTCCTAG
- the LOC106427886 gene encoding uncharacterized protein LOC106427886 encodes MAVPKAIVLPLLLVLCGAALGASAYEGYLRNGNFEESPKKTDMKKTVLIGKTALPEWETTGFVEYISGGPQPGGMFFPVAHGVHAVRLGNEATISQKLKVKPGSLYSLTFGASRTCAQEEVLRVSVPPQTGDLPLQTLYNSFGGDVYAWAFVPKTSEVTVTFHNPGVQEDPACGPLLDAVAIKELVQPTYTEGNLVKNGGFEEGPHRLVNSTQGVLLPPKQEDVTSPLPGWIIESLKAVKFIDSKNFNVPFGQAAIELVAGKESAIAQVIRTSPGQTYSLSFVVGDAKNDCHGSMMVEAFAARDTLKVTHTSVGGGHVKTASLKFKALEARTRITFFSGFYHTKKNDIGSLCGPVIDQIVVSHVA; translated from the exons atggCTGTGCCTAAAGCCATTGTTCTACCTCTCTTACTAGTCTTATGTGGTGCTGCTCTTGGAGCTTCTGCTTATGAAG GATACCTTCGTAATGGCAACTTCGAGGAGTCACCAAAGAAAACCGACATGAAAAAGACAGTCCTAATCGGCAAAACCGCTTTACCCGAATGGGAAACCACCGGTTTCGTCGAGTACATCTCCGGTGGACCTCAACCGGGAGGCATGTTCTTCCCCGTTGCTCACGGTGTCCACGCCGTGAGGCTCGGAAACGAAGCAACGATCTCCCAGAAGCTAAAAGTAAAGCCAGGCTCTCTCTACTCACTCACCTTCGGCGCATCAAGAACTTGCGCGCAAGAAGAAGTGCTTAGAGTCTCTGTCCCTCCTCAGACCGGTGACTTACCTCTTCAGACACTCTACAACAGCTTCGGAGGTGATGTCTACGCGTGGGCTTTCGTCCCCAAGACTTCTGAAGTTACTGTGACTTTCCATAACCCTGGAGTTCAAGAAGATCCTGCTTGTGGTCCTTTGTTGGACGCTGTGGCCATTAAAGAGCTTGTTCAGCCAACGTACACCGAAGGTAACTTGGTGAAGAACGGAGGGTTCGAAGAAGGTCCTCACCGTCTAGTGAACTCAACGCAAGGAGTGCTTCTCCCACCTAAACAAGAAGATGTCACATCTCCTTTACCTGGATGGATCATAGAGTCTCTCAAGGCAGTGAAGTTCATAGACTCCAAGAACTTCAATGTTCCTTTTGGACAAGCTGCGATCGAGCTTGTGGCAGGGAAAGAAAGTGCTATTGCGCAAGTTATTAGGACTTCACCAGGTCAAACCTATAGCCTCTCCTTTGTTGTTGGAGATGCTAAAAACGACTGTCATGGTTCCATGATGGTTGAAGCTTTTGCGGCTAGAGATACACTGAAAGTGACGCACACTTCAGTTGGTGGAGGTCATGTTAAGACAGCGAGTCTCAAGTTCAAGGCGCTTGAGGCAAGAACTAGAATTACTTTCTTCAGTGGCTTTTACCATACCAAGAAGAACGATATTGGATCTCTTTGTGGACCTGTCATTGATCAGATTGTGGTTTCTCATGTCGCTTAG
- the LOC125580423 gene encoding uncharacterized protein LOC125580423, whose amino-acid sequence MAFHVACPITCRRICSCSLGFPRDLRGADSKEDFLRGVRRVEDSLIDPWGSSKVVTVQVRAPKVRKDSIGDGAVDEAAAEEEASAQRKRVSLQRQAAVTVEAAEDYARRFESGVNEVSSNEEELAQCGVNVMCRMCFLGESHGSERARRMLSCKTCGKKYHKNCVKSWAQHRDLFHWSSWSCPSCRVCEVCRRTGDPNKFVFCKRCDAAYHCYCQHPPHKNVSSGPYLCPKHTRCHSCDSTVPGNGLSVRWFLSYTCCDACGRLFVKGNYCPLCLKVYRDSESTPMVCCDLCQRWVHCHCDGISDEKYLQFQADGNLQYKCATCRGEGYQVKDLQDAVQELWKKKDMVDAELVASLRAAAGLPTDEEIFSISPFSDDEENGPVSGRSVKLSIKGLVDKSPKKSKEYRKHVSKKGHHTKSELQQDSDVHHGMESQRSRLSGAKTDSFGIQMNERSDVRSSVAGICSTHEPRIVKHKRVDDVMVTDEEKPSRIVRIKCNNKPQDSDSEETSLKAKKLVINLGARKINVSDSSKSNVVSHSRDRDQSSGEVRTLKISGRFGKTKSEGSKGTFGSITQFPASTSAGSHVDDKTSISPSLQKEARPLLKFKLRKPDSGDQTSLAITQSEDEKLSSGKGQRSKRKRPSSLVDKASLEEDGDSRQDSPRSDEMMDANWILKKLGKDSIGKRVEVQGSQNSWKKGIVTDVTGDTSTLSVSLDDGSMKTFELGKHNVRFIPQKQKRSRS is encoded by the exons ATGGCCTTTCACGTAGCTTGCCCAATCACTTG CCGTCGGATCTGCTCCTGCTCCCTAGGGTTCCCTCGCGATCTCCGCGGCGCCGATTCGAAAGAGGACTTTCTGAGAGGCGTTCGCCGAGTGGAGGATTCTCTGATCGATCCTTGGGGCTCTTCTAAGGTTGTTACGGTTCAGGTTAGGGCTCCGAAGGTTCGTAAGGATTCGATTGGAGATGGCGCCGTTGACGAAGccgcggcggaggaggaggctTCGGCGCAGAGGAAGCGCGTTTCTCTACAGAGACAAGCTGCTGTTACGGTTGAGGCTGCCGAGGATTACGCTCGGAGGTTCGAATCTGGTGTCAATGAG GTTTCCTCAAACGAGGAGGAGTTAGCTCAGTGTGGCGTGAATGTGATGTGTAGAATGTGCTTTTTGGGGGAAAGTCATGGAAGCGAGAGAGCGAGGAGGATGCTTTCTTGTAAAACCTGTGGGAAGAAGTACCACAAGAATTGTGTGAAGTCTTGGGCTCAACATAGAG ATTTGTTTCATTGGAGTTCATGGAGTTGTCCCTCGTGCCGGGTTTGTgag GTTTGTCGTAGAACAGGAGATCCGAACAAGTTTGTGTTCTGCAAAAGGTGTGATGCTGCTTACCATTGTTATTGCCAACATCCTCCACACAAG AATGTAAGTTCTGGGCCGTATTTGTGCCCGAAGCATACAAGATGCCACAGCTGTGATTCTACCGTCCCTGGAAACGGCCTTAGTGTCAG GTGGTTTTTATCATATACTTGCTGTGATGCTTGTGGCAGATTGTTTGTGAAAGGAAATTATTGCCCTCTATGCTTGAAG GTGTATAGGGATTCAGAATCAACGCCAATGGTATGCTGCGATCTTTGTCAGCGTTGGGTGCATTGCCATTGCGACGGAATAAG TGATGAGAAATATCTCCAGTTTCAAGCTGATGGGAACCTACAATATAAATGTGCCACATGCCGTGGGGAGGGTTATCAG GTGAAGGATCTTCAGGATGCTGTTCAAGAACTTTGGAAGAAGAAAGATATGGTGGACGCAGAGTTAGTTGCTAGTTTAAGGGCTGCTGCTGGTTTGCCAACAGATGAAGAAATATTTTCGATCTCTCCGTTTTCAGATGATGAAGAAAACGGTCCTGTGTCTGGGCGTTCAGTGAAGCTTTCTATCAAAGGACTGGTGGATAAATCCCCAAAGAAAAGCAAGGAGTACAGAAAACATGTTAGTAAAAAAGGTCACCATACTAAGTCAGAGCTCCAACAGGATTCTGATGTGCATCACGGGATGGAATCTCAGAGAAGCAGGCTAAGTGGTGCTAAAACTGATAGTTTTGGGATTCAGATGAATGAACGATCTGATGTTCGTTCTTCTGTGGCTGGAATTTGCTCAACGCATGAACCTAGGATTGTGAAACACAAGAGGGTTGATGACGTTATGGTGACCGATGAAGAAAAGCCATCAAGGATAGTGAGAATAAAGTGTAACAACAAGCCTCAGGATTCTGATAGCGAAGAGACATCATTGAAGGCAAAGAAGTTGGTCATTAATCTTGGCGCGAGGAAAATAAATGTCAGTGATTCTTCCAAGTCCAATGTTGTTTCTCATTCGAGGGACAGAGATCAGTCTTCTGGTGAGGTACGAACCTTGAAGATATCTGGAAGGTTTGGGAAAACTAAATCTGAAGGAAGTAAAGGTACTTTTGGGTCGATCACACAGTTCCCTGCATCAACAAGTGCAGGCAGTCATGTGGATGACAAAACATCCATCTCACCATCTTTACAGAAAGAAGCTAGACCTCTGCTGAAATTTAAACTCAGGAAACCTGATTCGGGAGATCAGACATCTTTGGCTATAACGCAATCTGAGGATGAAAAGCTGAGTTCTGGAAAGGGTCAGAGATCGAAGAGAAAGAGACCTTCAAGTTTAGTGGACAAGGCTTCTTTGGAGGAAGACGGTGATTCTCGTCAAGATAGTCCCAGGAGCGATGAGATGATGGATGCTAACTGGATTTTGAAGAAGTTGGGTAAAGATTCAATAGGAAAGAGAGTCGAAGTCCAAGGATCTCAGAACTCATG gaaaaaaggaaTAGTAACAGACGTTACTGGAGACACGTCCACATTGTCGGTTTCTCTAGATGATGGAAGCATGAAGACATTTGAACTTGGGAAGCACAATGTCCGCTTCATACCGCAGAAGCAAAAGAGGTCGAGGAGTTGA
- the LOC125580424 gene encoding UPF0725 protein At3g25080-like: protein MLTCDIARIRGESKSDKETILLDIRLPEWPPENPFERYCLAKEELKSNDWIRLYLELTLATTEDRYGDSKFKLDIVNVATDLVPPGLNAKNATFYIRYNDLSKIALGEVSDHIAIVSRRFDEDTGCFVSWVRVIRVQKFLPENLPIIIRL, encoded by the exons ATGCTGACATGCGATATTGCAAGAATTCGAG ggGAATCTAAAAGTGACAAAGAAACGATTCTTTTGGACATTCGCTTGCCTGAGTGGCCGCCAGAGAATCCTTTTGAAAGATATTGCCTT GCAAAAGAAGAGCTGAAATCCAATGACTGGATTCGTCTATATTTGGAGCTTACTCTTGCCACAACTGAAGATAGGTATGGTGACTCCAAATTCAAATTGGACATTGTGAACGTGGCTACAGATTTGGTGCCTCCGGGACTCAATGCCAAAAATGCAACCTTCTACATAAGGTACAATGACTTATCCAAGATTGCGCTTGGTGAAGTTTCTGATCACATTGCTATAGTTAGTAGAAGGTTCGATGAGGATACTGGATGCTTCGTCTCATGGGTCAGAGTCATCAGAGTTCAGAAGTTTTTACCAGAAAACCTTCCGATAATTATCAGGTTGTGA